The following coding sequences are from one Macaca mulatta isolate MMU2019108-1 chromosome 7, T2T-MMU8v2.0, whole genome shotgun sequence window:
- the LOC100424230 gene encoding uncharacterized protein LOC100424230: MSGPGALWFFRELVQQKHKGTPFPKREDETHQDDGRPPQLPLLASQPSGPPVPVSLPKAHPQPQPGPPEPAAFEGHLCTPWYQGFRPTSPASHVALVTPPLAQSHSYLVGDWRCIVVLAWIVLMWPQPHRPTHPMMSEETRPIKLAKAKEKLRDYHPQANPSVGTGASDTKKKNINNGANRDTTTSGGCHSPEDKQQNRAQLEEEKKASHQHQEALRRELEAQVHTIRILTCEKTELQTALYYSQRAVQQLEGECRHLVGRLHDSWNFVRDLERDLSAVATQKKADRYIEELTKERDVLSLELYRNTITDDELKEKNAELQEKLRLVESEKSEIQLNVKELERKLEKAKLLLPQQQLQEEADHLGKELQSVSAKLQAQVEENQLWNHLYQQQEEKMWRQEEKIQEQEEKIREQEEKRQEQEEKIQKQEEKRREQEEKMWRQEEKIREQEEKIREQEEKIREQEKKRQEQEKEMWRQEKMHEQEEKIREQEKRRQEQEEKIWRQEEKIREQEEKMHDQEEKIQEQEEKIHEQEETIREQEEKIHEQEETIREQEEKMHKQEEKIREQEKKRQEQEKKRQEQEEKEEKMHEQEEKTQEKEEKRREQEEKMWEQAEKIWRQEVKMHEQEEKIQEQEEKIREQEEKIREQEMWRQEEKIQEQKENMHNQEEKIREQEDKIHKQEEIIREQEKKRQEQEEKMRRQEEKLREQEEKIWRQEEKIREHEEKRREQEEKIWRQEEKIREQKEIIREQDEVMREQEEKMCEQEEKLGKKEDMLWEQEEKMCEQEEKLGEKEDMLREQEEKLWEQEKKMWEQEEKMWRQEKKLGEQEEKMWRQEEMMREQEKKMWEQEEKMWKQEEVIWEKEQKIREQEEKIREKEEKMQRQEEKMREQETRLWQQEEKMQKQEVRLQELEERLGELGRKAKLWGSRRRWLQTLEIIQSDLTTT, from the exons ATGAGTGGCCCTGGAGCGCTTTGGTTCTTCCGTGAGTTGGTTCAACAGAAGCACAAGGGCACG CCATTTCCTAAACGGGAAGATGAAACTCATCAAGACGATGGGCGACCACCGCAGTTACCTTTGCTGGCCAGCCAGCCCTCAGGCCCGCCTGTGCCAGTGTCTCTTCCAAAAGCCCACCCACAACCACAACCGGGGCCTCCAGAGCCAGCCGCCTTTGAGGGGCACCTCTGCACCCCCTGGTATCAGGGCTTCCGCCCAACCTCTCCTGCCAGCCA TGTGGCCCTGGTTACACCTCCTCTGGCTCAGTCACACAGCTACCTGGTAGGTGACTGGAGGTGTATAGTTGTCCTCGCCTGGATTGTGCTGATGTGGCCCCAACCCCACCGCCCTACCCATCCCATGATGTCCGAAGAAACCCGACCGATCAAATTGGCCAAGGCCAAGGAAAAG TTGAGAGACTACCATCCCCAGGCCAACCCTAGTGTTGGTACAGGAGCAAGTGACACcaaaaagaagaacataaataatGGTGCTAACCGTGACACAACCACTTCTGGTGGTTGCCACTCACCTGAGGAT AAACAACAGAACCGAGCCCAGCTGGAAGAA GAAAAGAAGGCAAGCCACCAACATCAGGAAGCCCTAAGGAGGGAGCTAGAG GCCCAGGTTCATACCATACGAATCCTTACATGTGAGAAAACTGAGCTTCAGACGGCACTCTATTACAGCCAGCGTGCTGTCCAGCAGTTGGAAG GAGAGTGCAGGCATCTGGTCGGCCGCCTGCATGATTCATGGAATTTTGTAAGAGATTTAGAGCGGGATCTCTCTGCTGTCGCTACACAGAAGAAGGCTGACAGG TACATCGAGGAGTTAACAAAGGAGAGGGATGTCCTGAGTCTGGAACTGTACAGGAACAC CATAACCGACGATGAGCTGAAGGAGAAAAATGCCGAACTACAAGAAAAACTTCGacttgtagaatctgagaagtcTGAGATCCAGCTCAATGTAAAGGAGCTAGAAAGGAAGCTGGAGAAGGCCAAGCTCCTGCTGCCACAG cagcagctgcaggaggAGGCTGACCACCTGGGTAAGGAGCTGCAGAGTGTGTCCGCGAAGCTCCAAGCCCAGGTGGAAGAGAACCAGTTGTGGAACCACCTGTACCAGCAACAGGAAGAGAAGAtgtggaggcaggaagagaagatacaggagcaggaagagaagatacgggagcaggaggagaagaggcaagagcaggaggagaagatacagaagcaggaagagaagaggcgggagcaggaggagaagatgtggaggcaggaggagaagatacgggagcaggaggagaagatacgggagcaggaggagaagatacgggagcaggagaagaagaggcaggagcaggagaaggagatgtggaggcaggagaagatgcatgagcaggaggagaagatacgggagcaggagaagaggaggcaggagcaggaagagaagatttggaggcaagaggagaagatacgggagcaggaggagaagatgcatgatcaggaggagaagatacaggagcaggaggagaagatacatGAGCAGGAGGAGACGAtaagggagcaggaggagaagatacatGAGCAGGAGGAGACGAtaagggagcaggaggagaagatgcacaagcaggaggagaagatacgggagcaggagaagaagaggcaggagcaagagaagaagaggcaggagcaggaggagaaggaggagaagatgcatgagcaggaggagaagacacaggagaaggaggagaagaggcggGAGCAGGAAGAGAAGATGTGGGAGCAGGCGGAGAAGATTTGGAGGCAGGAGGTGAAGATGcatgagcaggaggagaagatacaggagcaggaagagaagatacgggagcaggaggagaagatacgggagcaggagatgtggaggcaggaggagaagatacagGAGCAGAAGGAGAATATGCACAAtcaggaggagaagatacgggaGCAGGAGGATAAGATACACAAGCAGGAGGAGATTATACGGGAGCAGGAGAAGaagaggcaggagcaggaggagaagatgcggaggcaggaggagaagctacgggagcaggaggagaagatatggaggcaggaggagaagatacgggaGCATGAGGAGAAGCGGCGGGAACAGGAGGAGAAGatatggaggcaggaggagaagatacgggaGCAGAAGGAGATAATACGGGAGCAGGATGAGGTGatgcgggagcaggaggagaagatgtgtgagcaggaggagaagctggggaagaaggaggatatgctgtgggagcaggaggagaagatgtgtGAGCAGGAGGAGAAGCTGGGGGAGAAGGAGGATATGCTGCGGGAGCAGGAAGAAAAGCTGTGGGAGCAGGAGAAGAAGAtgtgggagcaggaggaaaagatgtggaggcaagagaagaagctaggggagcaggaggagaagatgtggaggcaggaggagatgatgcgggagcaggagaagaagatgtgggagcaggaggagaagatgtggAAGCAGGAAGAGGTGATATGGGAGAAGGAGCAAAAGATAcgtgagcaggaggagaagatacgggagaaggaggagaagatgcagaggcaggaggagaagatgcggGAGCAGGAAACGAGGCTGTggcagcaggaggagaagatgcagaAGCAGGAGGTGAGactgcaggagctggaggagaggctgggggagCTGGGGCGGAAGGCCAAGCTCTGGGGGAGCAGGCGGAGGTGGTTGCAAACCCTGGAGATCATACAGAGCGACCTCACCACAACTTAG